A portion of the Chlamydia caviae GPIC genome contains these proteins:
- a CDS encoding inorganic phosphate transporter gives MLVLLIFVLLCGFYTSWNIGANDVANAVGPSVGSGVLTLRQAVIIAAIFEFLGALFLGDRVAGTIESRIVSVSDPLIASGDYIYGMTGALLATGVWLQLASYFGWPVSTTHSIVGAVIGFGLVLGKGTVIYWGSVGTILVSWVISPLMGGCIAYLIFSFIRRNILYKNDPVGAMIRIAPFLAAFVIITLGIIIVCGGVVTRLVPLPLALLLVFLVGSLAYALMFKYVHTSHCSFICESPKPGSLLCRLKTCGGNYGRKYLIVERIFAYLQIIIACFMAFAHGSNDVANAIAPVAGVLRQAYPQVYSSYTLIGLMAFGGVGLIIGLSVWGWRVIETVGCKITELTPSRGFSVGLSAAVTIALASAMGLPISTTHVVVGAVLGIGLARGIHAINLNIIKDIIMSWFITLPAGAILSILFFFALRALFH, from the coding sequence ATGCTTGTTCTACTCATTTTTGTTCTCTTATGTGGTTTTTATACCTCTTGGAATATAGGAGCTAACGACGTGGCTAATGCCGTTGGTCCTAGTGTGGGATCCGGGGTATTAACATTACGTCAGGCAGTAATCATCGCTGCTATTTTTGAATTTTTAGGAGCTTTGTTCCTCGGAGATCGTGTTGCAGGAACTATAGAAAGTCGTATAGTCTCTGTTTCCGATCCGTTGATCGCCTCTGGCGATTATATTTATGGTATGACGGGGGCCTTATTGGCCACAGGAGTCTGGCTACAACTTGCATCATATTTCGGATGGCCGGTTTCTACAACCCATTCTATAGTAGGAGCTGTAATCGGTTTTGGTCTTGTTCTTGGTAAGGGAACAGTCATTTATTGGGGATCTGTAGGGACAATTTTAGTGAGTTGGGTAATCTCTCCGCTCATGGGAGGTTGTATTGCTTACCTCATCTTTTCTTTTATACGTAGAAATATCCTTTATAAGAATGATCCCGTAGGTGCAATGATTCGCATAGCACCATTTCTTGCTGCTTTTGTCATCATTACCTTAGGAATCATTATTGTTTGTGGCGGCGTGGTTACACGCTTGGTCCCTCTTCCCTTGGCTTTACTGTTAGTGTTTCTTGTCGGCAGTCTTGCCTATGCCCTCATGTTTAAGTATGTGCATACATCACATTGCTCCTTTATTTGTGAATCTCCGAAACCCGGAAGTTTGCTTTGTCGTTTAAAAACATGTGGGGGAAACTACGGTAGGAAATACCTTATCGTAGAGAGAATCTTTGCTTATTTGCAAATTATCATTGCTTGTTTCATGGCTTTTGCCCACGGATCTAACGATGTGGCTAACGCCATTGCTCCTGTAGCTGGAGTTTTGCGCCAAGCATATCCCCAAGTGTATTCTTCCTATACATTAATAGGGCTTATGGCTTTCGGCGGCGTCGGATTAATTATTGGATTATCCGTTTGGGGATGGCGCGTGATTGAAACTGTAGGGTGTAAGATTACCGAACTTACCCCCTCAAGGGGATTTTCTGTAGGCCTAAGTGCTGCTGTTACAATTGCTTTGGCATCAGCTATGGGCTTGCCTATATCAACAACTCACGTGGTTGTGGGAGCTGTGTTAGGCATAGGTCTTGCTCGTGGGATTCATGCGATTAATTTAAATATTATCAAAGATATTATCATGTCGTGGTTTATTACTCTTCCTGCAGGAGCGATACTCTCTATTCTATTTTTCTTTGCTTTAAGAGCGCTCTTCCATTAA
- a CDS encoding phosphoglycerate kinase encodes MDRLTVRELSPEENKVLVRVDFNVPIKDGKILDDIRIRSAMPTINYLLQKRAAVILMSHLGRPKGTGFEEKYSLQPVVEVLEGYLGHHVPLAPDCIGEVARQAVAQLSPGRVLLLENLRFHRGEEHPEEDPTFAAELSSYGDFYVNDAFGTSHRKHASVYHVPQAFPGRSAAGLLMEKELEFLGQHLLHSPKRPFTAILGGAKVSSKIGVIEALLSQVNNLLLAGGMGFTFLKALGKSVGNSLVEESGIELARRVLKLAEQRNVRIVLPIDVKVAKACEPGVSWSETLIDQGIPADLEGLDIGTKTIQEFCKIIDASATVFWNGPVGVYEVPPFDQGSMAIANCLARHSSATTVVGGGDAAAVVALAGCTSQVSHVSTGGGASLEFLENGFLPGTEVLSPAQD; translated from the coding sequence ATGGATAGATTGACAGTCAGGGAACTTTCCCCAGAAGAAAACAAGGTTTTAGTTCGTGTAGATTTTAATGTTCCTATAAAAGATGGGAAGATTCTTGATGATATTCGCATTCGTAGTGCTATGCCAACAATTAACTATCTGTTGCAAAAACGCGCTGCTGTAATTTTAATGAGTCATTTAGGCCGCCCTAAGGGAACGGGGTTTGAAGAGAAGTATTCCCTCCAGCCTGTTGTTGAAGTTTTAGAAGGCTACTTAGGCCATCACGTTCCTTTAGCTCCCGATTGTATTGGGGAGGTTGCTCGTCAGGCAGTAGCGCAGCTATCTCCAGGGCGCGTATTGCTATTAGAAAATCTCCGTTTCCATAGGGGTGAAGAACATCCCGAAGAAGATCCTACATTTGCTGCTGAACTTTCTTCTTATGGAGATTTTTATGTGAATGATGCTTTTGGGACTTCTCATAGAAAACATGCTTCTGTTTATCATGTGCCCCAAGCTTTCCCTGGAAGATCTGCAGCAGGCCTTCTTATGGAGAAAGAACTCGAGTTTTTAGGGCAGCACCTTCTGCATTCTCCTAAACGTCCTTTTACTGCTATCCTTGGTGGGGCTAAAGTATCTTCAAAAATCGGGGTAATAGAAGCCTTACTATCGCAAGTGAACAACTTACTCTTAGCAGGAGGCATGGGATTCACCTTCTTAAAGGCACTAGGTAAGTCCGTAGGGAATTCCCTAGTTGAAGAATCGGGAATAGAGCTTGCTCGTCGTGTTTTGAAACTTGCAGAGCAGCGTAATGTGCGTATCGTTCTCCCTATAGATGTAAAAGTTGCCAAGGCGTGCGAGCCTGGAGTCAGCTGGTCAGAAACACTTATAGATCAGGGGATTCCTGCAGATCTTGAAGGTTTAGATATCGGAACCAAAACGATTCAAGAGTTTTGTAAGATCATTGATGCTTCAGCAACAGTATTTTGGAACGGCCCCGTCGGTGTTTATGAAGTTCCTCCTTTTGATCAAGGTTCTATGGCTATCGCCAACTGTCTAGCACGACATTCTTCTGCAACTACCGTCGTGGGTGGTGGTGACGCCGCTGCTGTTGTTGCTTTAGCCGGATGTACCTCTCAAGTCTCACACGTATCGACAGGCGGGGGAGCTTCTTTAGAGTTTTTAGAAAACGGCTTTTTACCAGGCACAGAAGTTCTCTCTCCAGCGCAAGATTAA
- a CDS encoding D-alanyl-D-alanine carboxypeptidase family protein produces MTRVFFRSGLIGFFAGIFTIPSYANSPFPETRGNAVAVIQSETGKVLYAKDIDKRIYPASMTKIATALFILRKHPDLLNRFITVKQDAIASITPQAKKQSGYRSPPHWLETDGVTIQLQNKEEVSGWDLFHALLICSANDAANTLAMACSGSVSEFMKQLNSFLKEIGCADTHFNNPHGLHHPNHYTTARDLTSIMREGLKEPLFRQVIRTTNYKMAATNLSQERVLNLTNKLILPGSTYYYPPALGGKTGTTKDAGKNLVFAAKKHGRSIITIAAGYPTMGELYEDVIALCEGVFNEPVLRRYLIPPTEKYTLRLGLLGKVSIPLPNGVYYDFYASEGEELRTICFVPHATKFPIQKGDLLGHWVFRNLSGEKVRAEPLYAPDTIRLLAIQKICLYGKRVITSYRTYIILTLIVLYYRKTRAHRRKSSRYYL; encoded by the coding sequence ATGACAAGAGTTTTTTTTAGATCTGGCCTGATTGGTTTTTTTGCAGGTATCTTTACGATTCCTTCGTATGCGAATTCACCTTTCCCCGAAACACGAGGAAATGCCGTAGCCGTCATTCAATCGGAAACTGGCAAGGTGCTTTATGCTAAGGACATAGACAAAAGAATCTATCCTGCAAGCATGACAAAAATAGCCACAGCGCTATTTATCTTAAGAAAACATCCCGATCTTTTGAATCGCTTCATTACTGTAAAACAAGATGCTATCGCTTCAATCACCCCTCAGGCTAAAAAACAATCGGGCTATCGCAGCCCTCCACATTGGCTAGAAACCGATGGTGTGACAATACAACTGCAAAATAAAGAAGAGGTGTCGGGATGGGACCTATTTCATGCGTTATTGATCTGCTCAGCTAACGATGCTGCTAATACCCTCGCTATGGCCTGCTCGGGATCTGTAAGCGAGTTTATGAAGCAATTAAATAGCTTCCTGAAAGAGATAGGTTGCGCTGACACCCATTTTAATAACCCTCATGGCTTGCACCACCCTAACCACTACACAACAGCTCGAGATTTAACCTCTATTATGCGTGAAGGTCTAAAAGAGCCTTTATTTCGTCAGGTTATTCGCACTACCAATTATAAAATGGCCGCGACAAATCTCAGCCAAGAGAGAGTTTTAAATCTTACAAATAAACTCATCCTTCCTGGATCTACCTATTACTATCCTCCCGCATTAGGAGGGAAAACAGGAACAACAAAAGATGCTGGAAAAAATCTTGTCTTCGCGGCGAAAAAACATGGTCGCTCTATTATCACTATAGCTGCGGGCTATCCTACTATGGGGGAGCTTTATGAAGATGTTATCGCTTTATGTGAGGGAGTATTTAACGAGCCTGTTTTACGGAGGTATCTCATTCCTCCTACGGAAAAATATACCTTACGCTTGGGGCTTTTAGGGAAAGTTTCTATTCCTTTACCTAATGGCGTCTACTACGATTTCTATGCTTCTGAAGGAGAAGAGCTTCGAACTATCTGTTTTGTTCCTCATGCAACAAAGTTTCCTATTCAAAAGGGTGATCTTCTGGGTCATTGGGTATTTCGCAATCTCTCTGGGGAGAAGGTCCGTGCTGAACCTCTATATGCACCAGATACTATCCGCCTGCTCGCGATCCAAAAAATCTGTTTGTATGGCAAGCGTGTAATCACCTCATATAGAACGTATATTATTTTGACGTTAATCGTTCTGTATTATAGGAAAACGCGTGCACATCGCAGGAAATCCTCTCGGTATTACCTATGA
- a CDS encoding ATP-binding protein: protein MTSSDGEAVFPALLSELHNMLDFVKETGQLNTFPKEKLLKLELACEELLVNIISYAYQEAPSPGKIIICCDGDKEALKVTIKDNGPSFNPLTASIDIQDQLPLDERKLGGLGIFLAKNSVDEFQYERHGDSNIVHLKIHNSGTSLD, encoded by the coding sequence ATGACCTCTTCTGATGGAGAAGCAGTCTTTCCAGCACTCCTTAGTGAACTTCACAATATGCTCGACTTCGTAAAAGAGACAGGACAACTCAATACATTCCCAAAAGAAAAGCTATTAAAGCTTGAACTTGCCTGCGAAGAACTTCTTGTTAATATCATCTCCTATGCATACCAAGAAGCCCCCTCTCCTGGAAAAATCATCATTTGTTGTGATGGAGATAAAGAGGCTTTAAAGGTAACTATCAAAGATAATGGGCCTTCTTTTAATCCTCTAACGGCATCTATTGATATTCAAGATCAACTTCCTTTAGATGAGAGAAAACTGGGTGGGCTAGGGATCTTCTTAGCAAAAAACTCTGTGGATGAATTTCAGTATGAAAGACATGGAGACTCCAATATCGTTCATCTAAAAATCCATAATAGCGGCACTAGTCTTGATTAA
- a CDS encoding TmeB family type III secretion system effector, which produces MGSPISGGGGVEPPWKDLFTEQGSSPEGEADDIDLNDRISDHVESIFEDQQAERGIPEAHASEGMNSDLQGRVQSEPQEGFLRSILNRIRSAVYRLWHHRSGSRSRNASCSKGYADLFAETELPASAIAEAQAATKETAGCCASIRKFFTKAFRKMCNCITKRQAESSIDFCGGDPEGPEGTMALALMLRMACKWASQQEFFCKLQKKGLDAFISMGTAPIASIVEATAILTQLEDIVEGEKPESIATVRGITKLCALSYNARICCREAIESLQEGDPDYDYTAMLKLATRLDNLASKGSQESTTVRQILSSLRCTHTNLMAEYLSVWADDSSQTSQPVPINYDLVVAIVGSNLPSLEEAYRDDREEYEKKLNDIIRNFFFSYEPRSSKLRRLYQGNTENFQDLG; this is translated from the coding sequence ATGGGATCACCAATTTCAGGTGGTGGAGGCGTTGAACCCCCATGGAAAGATCTATTTACAGAGCAGGGTTCTTCGCCAGAGGGTGAGGCTGACGATATTGATTTAAACGATCGTATTTCCGATCATGTGGAATCTATCTTCGAAGATCAACAGGCTGAACGTGGTATTCCTGAAGCACATGCTTCTGAAGGAATGAATAGCGATCTGCAAGGCAGAGTACAGTCAGAACCTCAGGAAGGCTTCTTAAGAAGCATACTCAATAGAATCCGTAGCGCAGTTTATAGATTATGGCATCATAGATCGGGGTCTCGTTCAAGAAACGCGAGCTGTTCTAAAGGTTATGCCGATCTTTTTGCAGAAACAGAGCTGCCCGCATCAGCTATTGCTGAAGCTCAAGCAGCTACAAAAGAAACCGCGGGGTGCTGCGCATCTATAAGAAAGTTCTTCACGAAAGCATTTAGAAAAATGTGCAACTGCATCACTAAAAGACAAGCAGAGTCGTCTATAGATTTTTGCGGTGGAGATCCTGAAGGGCCTGAGGGAACCATGGCGCTTGCATTAATGTTGCGTATGGCGTGCAAGTGGGCCTCACAACAAGAATTTTTCTGCAAATTGCAAAAGAAGGGGTTGGACGCCTTTATATCCATGGGAACAGCTCCTATTGCAAGTATTGTAGAAGCCACAGCTATTTTAACACAGCTGGAGGACATAGTAGAAGGAGAGAAACCAGAGTCTATAGCCACAGTTCGGGGGATTACAAAACTTTGCGCTCTTTCTTATAACGCAAGAATTTGTTGCAGGGAAGCTATAGAGTCTCTCCAGGAAGGCGATCCTGACTACGACTATACAGCGATGCTGAAGTTGGCTACGCGTCTTGATAATCTTGCAAGTAAGGGCTCTCAAGAATCTACTACAGTGAGACAAATTCTCTCATCTTTGCGCTGCACGCATACAAATTTAATGGCAGAATATCTCAGTGTATGGGCAGATGATTCTTCACAAACCAGTCAGCCAGTTCCCATAAATTATGATTTAGTTGTTGCTATTGTTGGTAGCAACTTACCTTCTTTAGAAGAGGCATACCGAGATGATCGTGAGGAATACGAGAAAAAACTGAACGATATCATACGAAACTTTTTCTTTTCCTATGAACCAAGATCATCTAAATTGAGAAGGTTGTATCAAGGCAATACAGAAAATTTTCAAGATCTGGGGTAA
- a CDS encoding ABC transporter ATP-binding protein, which yields MTHLPILQVKDLSVSLNKRRERYSIIESLSFDLHKGKTLAIIGESGSGKSVTAQALMQLLPSPLFSTSGKILFHGKDLLEAPRGILRSIFGTKISMIFQNPQSSLNPVFTIEQQFQEFIRTHLHLPHKEGREKIIQALIDTGFHNPELCLKLYPHQLSGGMLQRVSIAMALLASPEILIADEPTTALDVSVQYQILQLLKGLQEKFGMSLLIITHNMGVVAETSDEVLVLYAGRKAEYASAKEIFHNPCHPYTQDLLASRPSLQNETFRAIPGQPPHYSSLPSGCCYYPRCSKAYGKCKNESPEVHNASEGHKVRCWLYE from the coding sequence ATGACTCATCTACCTATCTTACAGGTTAAAGATCTATCGGTCAGCCTGAATAAACGTCGCGAACGCTACTCCATTATCGAGTCATTGTCCTTTGATTTACATAAGGGGAAAACATTAGCGATTATCGGAGAATCAGGATCGGGGAAATCGGTAACTGCTCAGGCTCTTATGCAGCTATTACCTTCTCCGCTATTTTCTACGTCAGGAAAAATCCTTTTCCATGGAAAAGATTTGTTAGAAGCACCGCGGGGAATCCTAAGATCGATTTTCGGAACGAAAATTTCTATGATTTTCCAAAATCCCCAATCCTCTTTAAATCCTGTTTTCACAATAGAGCAACAATTCCAAGAGTTTATCCGCACGCATCTCCATCTTCCCCATAAAGAAGGACGAGAGAAAATCATCCAAGCTCTTATAGATACAGGATTCCATAATCCTGAACTCTGTTTAAAACTCTATCCTCACCAGCTTTCCGGAGGCATGTTACAAAGAGTCTCTATTGCTATGGCTCTGCTTGCTTCTCCAGAAATTTTAATTGCTGACGAGCCAACAACAGCTCTCGATGTTTCTGTTCAATATCAGATTTTACAACTATTAAAAGGCTTACAAGAGAAATTCGGGATGAGCTTGCTCATCATCACCCATAATATGGGTGTTGTTGCTGAAACCTCTGATGAGGTCCTCGTCCTCTATGCAGGAAGAAAGGCAGAATATGCTTCTGCAAAGGAAATTTTCCATAACCCTTGCCATCCCTATACCCAAGATCTTTTAGCGTCACGCCCTTCGCTGCAAAATGAAACGTTTAGGGCAATTCCTGGACAACCTCCTCACTATAGCTCTCTTCCTTCTGGATGCTGCTATTACCCGAGATGTTCAAAAGCTTATGGGAAATGTAAAAACGAGTCTCCAGAAGTTCACAATGCAAGCGAGGGGCATAAAGTAAGGTGCTGGCTATATGAATGA
- a CDS encoding oligopeptide/dipeptide ABC transporter ATP-binding protein translates to MNDPLVQANQLKKYYYKRSSWFWKKTIATRAIDNVSFSIPSGKIVGLIGESGSGKTTLALALSGLLSLTSGYLSFNNTPIKLHSKHDLKKLRSFVRMVFQNPKASLNPRKTIFDSLGHALIHHRIITKEKLHSVIGDTLELVGLSADYFYRYPHQLSGGQQQRVSIARALLGAPKLIICDEVVSALDLSMQAQILNMLSNLQKELKMSYLFISHDLAVVRSFCSEVMIMYKGKIVESGTTEEIFLNPKHPYTQMLLNSQLPDLPENRSIEHKLKAYQTNSSEIPSPTGCVFYNRCPKRQKTCLQGPIPERTDGDKHSYQCIL, encoded by the coding sequence ATGAATGATCCTTTAGTACAAGCTAATCAGTTAAAAAAATATTACTACAAGCGTTCGAGCTGGTTTTGGAAAAAAACAATAGCAACAAGAGCTATTGATAATGTTTCTTTTTCTATACCTTCAGGGAAGATCGTAGGTCTAATTGGAGAATCGGGATCGGGGAAAACAACACTAGCCCTAGCGCTTTCTGGACTATTATCGCTAACCTCTGGCTATTTATCTTTTAATAACACCCCTATCAAACTACACTCTAAGCATGATTTAAAAAAGCTTCGTTCTTTCGTGCGTATGGTTTTTCAAAATCCCAAAGCTTCTTTAAATCCTAGAAAAACGATTTTTGACAGTTTGGGCCACGCTCTTATTCATCACCGTATAATTACAAAAGAGAAGCTCCACTCTGTTATTGGGGATACTTTAGAACTTGTAGGGTTATCTGCTGATTATTTTTACCGTTATCCTCATCAACTTTCAGGTGGTCAACAACAGCGCGTCTCCATAGCTAGAGCTTTATTAGGAGCTCCTAAGCTTATTATATGTGATGAGGTAGTTTCTGCTTTGGATCTTTCGATGCAAGCGCAGATCTTAAATATGCTCTCAAATTTACAAAAAGAGCTGAAGATGAGCTATCTTTTTATCTCTCATGATTTAGCTGTTGTGCGCTCTTTTTGTTCGGAAGTAATGATTATGTATAAAGGGAAAATTGTTGAATCAGGAACAACAGAAGAGATCTTCTTAAATCCTAAACATCCTTATACGCAAATGCTTCTCAACTCGCAACTTCCTGACCTTCCAGAAAATCGCAGTATAGAGCACAAATTAAAAGCATATCAGACAAACTCTTCCGAGATCCCCTCACCTACGGGATGTGTTTTTTATAATCGCTGTCCTAAGCGACAAAAAACCTGCCTTCAAGGACCTATTCCAGAACGAACCGATGGGGATAAGCACTCATATCAGTGCATTCTTTAA
- the semD gene encoding SemD/SinC family type III secretion system effector, with product MGINPSGRNNNNDLWISGAHEQHPDVQETRGSSEAAGPSRVSSQNNTPETQGFLSRISSAVNSFFSGIFGKSSSQTSSQDSSQLATPSSSRRSSTASDSDMDVEGEGSDTGSVASTESTSSSDSARSTEGAARGLQKKGYTPGVKADSPRVPRRGIQRPNTPPPPPPTAAGTSQSPSTSGTGVTKRKAPQPPAGDPKRTRHESGSSISSTDSTVSTDSGVDESQSIAAKLKAELEANSASRQERLEALSGQIKDRWTSQETQEPVAYKVSCMQTLTARLGQARADAQKEVEVARPGINERPLKAASSLARSIWDLGEKEQRQDGDSVLLQVLIRMGLEGGLLSPEVDYVDYVNQLVSEYGDSEEDYDWQPTMQTLAQDLNEIRNTNPNGMHKFWSSFSGKGEVVVRSLANKYMATNAGNYEPSSVKTANRWNAGALDLMKSLNPGVYVTTVSVLGLDAFSSEE from the coding sequence ATGGGAATTAATCCAAGCGGTCGAAACAATAACAATGATCTATGGATTTCAGGAGCTCATGAGCAACATCCAGATGTCCAGGAAACTAGAGGATCTTCTGAAGCAGCGGGACCCAGTAGAGTTTCTTCACAAAATAATACACCAGAGACTCAGGGTTTCTTATCAAGAATCAGTTCCGCTGTAAATAGTTTCTTCTCCGGAATATTTGGTAAGAGCTCTTCACAAACAAGTTCTCAGGATTCTTCGCAGCTAGCTACTCCGTCTAGTAGTCGTAGATCTTCGACTGCATCAGATTCAGATATGGATGTAGAGGGAGAGGGATCAGATACAGGTAGTGTAGCATCAACAGAAAGTACGAGCTCTAGCGATAGTGCAAGATCAACAGAGGGTGCTGCTAGAGGATTACAGAAGAAAGGCTATACTCCAGGAGTTAAAGCGGACTCTCCAAGAGTTCCTCGTAGAGGAATTCAACGTCCGAATACCCCACCTCCACCACCTCCAACTGCAGCAGGGACATCACAATCTCCATCAACAAGTGGAACTGGGGTGACAAAACGTAAGGCTCCTCAACCTCCAGCAGGAGATCCTAAAAGAACACGTCATGAAAGTGGATCCTCTATTTCTAGTACAGATTCTACAGTGAGTACAGATTCCGGTGTTGATGAGTCACAATCCATAGCAGCTAAATTAAAAGCAGAATTAGAAGCTAATAGCGCATCGAGACAAGAGCGGTTAGAGGCGTTATCTGGTCAGATTAAAGACCGTTGGACAAGTCAAGAAACTCAAGAGCCGGTGGCTTACAAGGTTTCTTGTATGCAGACATTAACAGCACGATTAGGGCAAGCACGTGCGGATGCTCAGAAAGAAGTAGAAGTAGCGCGTCCTGGAATTAATGAACGTCCATTAAAGGCAGCGTCTTCTCTAGCTCGATCTATATGGGATCTTGGAGAGAAAGAGCAGAGACAAGATGGGGATTCCGTCCTTCTTCAAGTGCTGATACGCATGGGATTAGAGGGAGGCTTATTAAGCCCTGAAGTTGACTACGTGGATTATGTAAATCAGCTTGTTAGTGAATATGGAGATTCTGAGGAAGATTACGATTGGCAACCTACAATGCAAACTCTTGCTCAAGATTTAAATGAGATAAGAAATACTAACCCCAATGGTATGCATAAATTCTGGTCTTCATTTTCTGGAAAAGGTGAGGTCGTTGTAAGGAGCTTAGCCAATAAGTATATGGCTACAAATGCAGGAAACTATGAGCCTTCTTCGGTTAAAACTGCTAATCGTTGGAATGCCGGTGCTTTGGATTTAATGAAGTCTTTAAATCCCGGAGTCTATGTAACAACAGTATCTGTCTTAGGCTTGGATGCTTTTAGTTCAGAAGAATAG
- a CDS encoding RsmB/NOP family class I SAM-dependent RNA methyltransferase codes for MVPFRLHHLYTLLNELYTTPIGEANRVALYFKQHRSLGSKDRQWISARIFAILRHRRLLEALIQQDNQEVTPETLVAKVEEGVLDDIEKYQDLPWPVRYSVSDDLAECLIEDYGQERAKELCEIFLHEAPCAIRVNTRRTSVEDLQKRLEYPCTPGSVPGSLCFDKRYPLQHSAAFHRGLFEVQDESSQKIALGIPISKKDRVLDFCAGAGGKSLILAERAHHVVLHDSRKDILEEAKQRLRRAGARNFSIGEQHLRRNSFSIVVVDAPCTGSGVFRRHPEKKSQFSKKLLTTFSQVQRKILREAMHYVKPGGRLIYITCSLLSQENEKQVAFMKSLGWEEERHVHTALSAESGDGFFAAHFVHKSSKAPI; via the coding sequence ATGGTTCCTTTTCGTCTACATCATTTATATACATTACTTAATGAGCTCTACACCACACCTATCGGTGAGGCTAATCGTGTAGCTTTATATTTTAAACAACATCGTTCTTTAGGTTCTAAAGATCGTCAATGGATAAGCGCGCGTATTTTTGCTATTCTTCGTCATCGACGGTTATTAGAAGCTCTTATCCAACAAGATAATCAAGAGGTGACTCCTGAGACTTTAGTGGCTAAGGTTGAAGAAGGCGTTTTGGATGATATTGAAAAATATCAAGATCTCCCTTGGCCTGTGCGCTATTCTGTATCCGATGATCTTGCTGAATGCTTAATCGAAGATTATGGCCAAGAACGAGCCAAGGAGCTCTGTGAGATTTTTCTTCATGAAGCCCCTTGCGCTATTCGTGTAAATACACGACGGACTTCTGTAGAAGATCTCCAAAAGCGTTTAGAATACCCCTGTACACCAGGATCTGTTCCAGGTTCTCTATGTTTTGATAAGCGCTACCCTTTACAACATAGTGCAGCTTTTCATCGCGGTTTATTTGAAGTTCAAGATGAATCGTCTCAGAAAATCGCTTTAGGCATTCCTATAAGTAAAAAAGATCGTGTTTTAGATTTTTGTGCAGGGGCTGGAGGGAAAAGTCTGATTCTTGCTGAGAGAGCGCATCACGTTGTATTACATGATAGCCGTAAGGATATTTTGGAAGAGGCAAAACAACGTTTGCGTAGAGCGGGAGCAAGGAACTTTTCTATAGGAGAGCAACATCTAAGAAGAAATAGCTTTTCTATTGTTGTTGTTGATGCTCCTTGTACAGGATCAGGAGTATTCAGACGGCATCCTGAAAAGAAAAGCCAGTTTTCTAAGAAACTTCTTACTACATTTTCACAAGTGCAGAGAAAGATTCTCAGAGAAGCTATGCATTATGTAAAACCTGGTGGAAGGCTGATCTACATTACCTGTTCTCTACTTTCTCAAGAAAATGAAAAGCAAGTTGCGTTCATGAAATCTTTGGGGTGGGAAGAAGAACGTCATGTACACACTGCGTTATCAGCAGAAAGCGGGGACGGCTTTTTTGCTGCCCACTTTGTTCATAAAAGTAGCAAGGCACCTATATAG
- a CDS encoding TIGR00153 family protein, producing MQTLARLFGQSPFAPLQAHLEVVAFCVQQMVPIFTALRDGDYKQVQTIAKNISDKEYQADCIKNDMRNHLPVGLFMPISRAGLLEIISIQDSIADVSEDVAILLTVRKLHFYPEFEKIFFQFLHKSVETFDLTMTVIQEFNKLLESSFGGRKADKVRFLVSRVAKAEHECDVIQREIMQIFFSDEFMISEKEFYLWLQVIKRAAGISDSSEKLAHRVNMTLEEK from the coding sequence ATGCAAACCCTTGCTCGTCTGTTCGGACAGTCTCCTTTTGCCCCGCTACAAGCGCACTTGGAAGTCGTAGCATTTTGCGTTCAGCAAATGGTGCCAATCTTCACAGCCTTGCGTGATGGGGATTACAAACAGGTACAAACAATAGCGAAAAATATTTCTGATAAGGAATACCAAGCAGATTGTATAAAAAATGATATGCGCAATCACCTTCCTGTAGGCTTATTTATGCCGATATCGCGGGCAGGATTGCTAGAAATTATTTCTATACAAGATAGCATCGCTGATGTTTCCGAAGATGTAGCCATCTTACTTACCGTTAGAAAGCTGCATTTTTATCCAGAATTTGAGAAGATCTTTTTCCAATTCCTACATAAAAGTGTTGAAACTTTTGATCTTACTATGACGGTCATACAAGAATTCAATAAATTACTAGAAAGCTCTTTTGGAGGGCGTAAAGCTGACAAAGTACGGTTTCTAGTAAGTCGCGTAGCGAAAGCTGAGCACGAGTGTGATGTTATTCAACGAGAGATCATGCAAATATTCTTTTCTGATGAATTTATGATCTCTGAAAAAGAATTTTATTTATGGCTGCAGGTAATTAAGCGCGCTGCGGGGATTTCCGATAGTTCGGAAAAACTTGCTCATCGAGTTAACATGACGTTAGAAGAAAAGTAA